In the Dermochelys coriacea isolate rDerCor1 chromosome 23, rDerCor1.pri.v4, whole genome shotgun sequence genome, CCCCGATCCCGACGCGCCCGCTAATTGGTCTGGCAGCCTCCCCCTCGGGCTCGCAGCTCCTGCCAAAAACACACGGGCCGGCCGCCTATTTTGGGTGCAAAAGGAGCCGGCCCAAATTCTCAGCACGGGGATATAAATACAGTCGGCCTGGCCCGGCGCCCAGACGCCCCGGTGACGgggaccctcccctccccaccctcgtCCCTTTCAACCGGACGGGGGCCGTTCGAAATCAGCGGCTGGCGACGATTCCCGTCCCCACGGCGAGCTCAGAGCCTAACCCAGCGCTTACGGCTGCAGCTCCCGCCCGAGCCGACCGGTGCCGGCAAACCGGTGCAGGGCGGCAATTCGCTCCGGTGCGATTCTCGCCGGGCCGTTCTGCCGGGGGAGCGGGGCCTGTTCTGGGAAAGCGTCCTGCAAAATCGGGAAGCGCGGGGACTTCCCTCCCGGTACCAAAGGGGCCgtatcccgggggggggggcgttatTCCAGCAGCTAGACCCGCGCCAGCACTTTTAGCTCAGGATAAACCCCCCCCCGGCTCAGCTGGGCTGCCGTGAGCCAGCAACGCGGGTATGCAAAGCCGCACAAAATACCGGCGAGAGCTCGGGTCACGCGTAAACCTCCGGGCACCCGCCGCAGCTAGAAACCAGCCCCCCCGGGGGACGCGGGGCCCGAGGTCTTGCCAGTCGCCAGCGTTGCTCCGCAGGCAGCGAGGGGGCAGAGCTGGCGCATCCCGGACTTTGCTCCGATGGAAAGCGAAGCGTAGGGGCGTCTTTTCCCCACCGGCGCAAACCTGCCTCAGCCTCCCCCGCCCGGGATACGGAGCGGCACCGAAAAGCCTTCCCCAGCGGCCGGGCCAACCCGGGAATTTCCTCCCGCGCCGGGGGAAGGTCGAGCTACGTTCCGAGCCGCTTTGGCCAGCATGAGCCACGGGGAAATTCCAGCCCCTCTCGCCCTGAACGGAGCCCGCTTTGGGGGCTCAAGGCGCCCGCCCGCTCCCCCGAATGGCTCCAGACCGCAGGCTCTTTGCCCCGGGCGTGCGAGCGAGACACCGACCCGCCGGAGAGCGGGGTTTCGTTCCCCACCCCAGCCGCCCCGCTTCGGCAGGGGATCGCGCCCGGGAAAGGGAATCGTGGCCTGTCCCTGCACAGCCCCTCTGCAAAGAAACAAACCGAACTCGGCCTTGCCCCAGGCTGGCCCCCGGGGTCCGAcaaggggaccccaggctggcaTCCTGCTGAGCACAGGGGGACCCCTTGGGCCGGATAATGGGACCCCCCGCTGCGGATAACAGGACGCCCGGGCTGGCTCCCTGCTGCAGATAACGGGACCCCCGGGCCAGCCCCTTGCTGCGGAGAACGGGACCCCCGGGACCAGATAACGGGACCCCTGGGCCGGCTCCCTGCTGCGGAGAACGGGACCCCTGGGACCAGATAACGGGACCCCTGGGCCGGCCCCCTGCTACGGAGAACGGGACCCCTGGGACCAGATAACGGGACCCCTGGGCCGGCTCCCTGCTGCGGATAACGGGACCCCTGGGACCAGATAACGGGACCCCTGGGCCGGCCCCCTGCTGCGGATAACGGGACCAGATAACGGGACCCCTGGGCCGGCTCCCTGCTGCGGATAATGGGCCCCCCAGGCTGGCAACATGCTGCGGATAACGGGACCCCTGGGACCAGATAATGGTACCCCCGGGCTAGCCCCCTGCTGCGGATAACGGGACACCCGGGCTGGCCCCATGCTGCGGATAACGGGACCCCTGGGCCGGCCCCCTGCTGCGGATAACGGGACCCCCAAGCTGGCAACATGCTGCGGACAACGGGCCCCCCCGGGCCGGAGCACGGACCCCCCAAGTCGGATCCGGCGCCCGCCTGCGCTGGGGTTACCTGAGCAGGGCCGGAGGAAGGTGTCCGGGCCGGGGAGGTGTTGGCCGCGGAGGGGGTGCAGCTCTCACGGGCTATTGACAAGGCCGAGCTGTGCTCACTGGCCCGGAGAGGCAGCCGGGTGATTATGCAAATTTATGTAAATTGATGCAATTAGATTATTGCATTTTTGGAAGCATCCAGGCCCAGGCCCCCCGCCAGCTGGGTGCCCCCCCccggagagtgggggaggggaaaaagacaggcccccccccccgacccctccacATGAGCCCAGGTGCTGCCGGTCCAGCGGCCAAGGAGCTACTGAGCTGCCCCGGGCTGGGGGGAGGTGTCCCGGGGCGCTGGACCCGCCCACTCCTGAGGCAGCCCACCAATGGCCGGGGAGTGGGAACCCACAGGAGCCATGGGATAGGTTAGTGGGGGAAGGCAGACCTCGCCCACTACGGCGTGGGCGGGAGGTAAGGGTGAGTGGCAAGGGCTACGGCCAATCGGCCGAGGGGAtaggcagagggggtggggcgAATGGAAACTGAATGGGGCGCTTTGTGTGAAGTTGGAGGGGGACGGGGGATGGCGGGATCAATGGGGCCCATTGTCTGGGGCCCAGAGTGGGGGGGCAGATAGTCATTGGACCAGCAAAGTGCCCCTTCCCACCGCAGGcgcggaacccaggagtccaggctctcagcccccccccgctctacccaatagaccccgctcccctcccagagccggggagagaacccaggagtcctggctcctagccccttCCCCTAACCACCAGTcacagctcccctcccagagacggggatagaacccaggagtcctggctcccagcctcccaaccacccccactctaaccactagataccactcccctcccacagctgggaacAGGACCCCAATCTCAGCCATTCTGTGCCTGGGCCCACCCCTGCAGAGGTCCCAAGCAGCTGTCGGGCTCACCCTCACCAGGCCGGTTCGctcacccccactgcccagccccccgGGCTGGCTCGctcacccccactgcccagcccggCAGCTCTAGGTTGCCCTGATCTCTTGTGGTGCGAGCtgcccaggggctggagctggctgCTGCCAAGCTGAGGTGGTTCCTCCGCCCGCCGACACAGGCCCTGCCTGCAATGACACAGCACCAGCTGCCGGGCTGCTGGAGACCGAGCCCTCCGGAGCCAAGCACCAAGCCTGGGGATTCAGTGGATTTGGCTGGCAGGAGGAGCCAGCCTGGCACCCCTCGTACTCCCGGCCCAGCCACTCTGTGccacccccaccacccacagagccccctgctgtGGCTCACGCTCAGTCCCCAGCATTGGGAGGGAACCCATTAGCGTTGGCCTGTGATAGCGACCCTTGGGACTGAGGTCTTCCCATACCACCAAGAGGGGACACGCCCTGCTGCCAGGCTCAGGGGGGCCATGGCAAAACTGGGGCTACATTataagctccctcccacccgttgTCCAGTTAGACTGGGCGATCATTGCTTTGTGTGTGTCCAGGGCAGCGCCCAGCGcgacggggccccgatctcagtgACTCTGTGTCTAggcagcgcccggcacgacggggccctgatctcggtgaCTCCGTGTCTGGGCCGCGCCCAACACGATGCTGTacccacacacccctctgcccacacCGTACCCACAATCCCACGCTGCATTGTGATGTCACCCTCGCCCCGAGGATTCTCCCTGGTGCCCAGCGCATCAGGGCTGAGAACGGGCAGAACTTGTCACACTGGGCTGCGCCATGGTGCTCCTGGTTCCCCTCATGCTGGGGGCCTGGCTGGCGGTGGGCGCCGGGGGCTGCCTGCAGTGCGACCGGCAGATCCGCAGCACCCTGGAATCGCTCCGCACTGGCCTGGTGCCCCGGCAGATCCGCGACAGCCGCCTGCAGGCGCGGGCCCAGGCCCTGCTGCGTGGCATGGAGGGCGGGTTCTTCCGCCACTACGCCACCAGCCAGTTTGCAGGCACGGCCGGTATGGGGCATGGCCCAGGGACCTTCAGGGGGCATGACTAGGGGTATCCAGAGGCCACAGCCCATGCGTATCCAGCAGGCACGGTCTGGGGGAGGACGCTGCATGGATGGGGGGAGCCATAGGGCAGAAGGGATGAGGTTGAATTCACCAACACTCCAGTGTTCCAGGGCTACGATCGGGTTCTCTGTACCCAacacccttcacacacacacacacacacacacacacacacaccccacacacacacactgggctggctccagggcagctctagcgggcgctgtgctgcagggggcgGGACGTGGGGTGGGCTCCTCAGTCCGATGTtttctcccccccagctctgagcAGCATCAACGCCCTGATCCACCGCGTGAGGCTGACGGCAGCTGGCCTGGAACGAAGCGCCCTAACAGGTGACAGCCCCTGtaccccactgtgcccccagcGCCCCACAGTCCTGCACCCCACGGTCCCATGTGCCACCAGCACTCCACAGCACCACCAGTGCTGCACAGTGCCATGCCCCACAGTGCCCCACAGAACCCCAGTCCTGCACCCCACAACACCCCACAGAGGCCCACAGTCCTGCACCCCATAGCTCTGTGCCCCCCACATCACAcagtgccccacagcccctcaccccacagccctgtgcccccagctcctcacagtgcccagccctgcaccccacaaTGCTCCACAGCCGCACACCCCACAGCACCACgcccccagcaccccacagcccctcaccaCCAGCACCGCACAGCGCCCCACAGCCCCACGCTCCACTAGCCCCatgcccccagcaccccacactgccccctgctgagACAGGCCAGGTTGGgatagctgggagctcccccccagagccagcacaccccccctgctccccacagcgccccccccaccAGAGTCACTAACCCGTCTGTCCCCAGACCAGGCCCTGCTGGACGCGCTGGTTGCTTACAGGCGCAGAACGACCATGGAGCTGAAATCGGCTCTGAAGGAGCATCAGGCAAAAGGTACCAGCtcctggggggtagggggagaggcctgcccctgccctgggcccctcccccttcctccaatTCCCCCCCCCGAATCCCCCGGTTCTGCGGGGCCATTCAGTCACAGTCTGGGGCTATAATCgggttctctctctgtctctccccagctTGTAACCCCAAAACCTGTGGTAAGTTGACTTTCCATTGCTGCtcggggaatggggcagggggccacGGAATGGGGTAGGGgtcagtggggggcgggggctggctgggtgCCTACCCGGGGGTTTCactctttcccccttcccaggCTGGCTCTACTATGACGTCTTTGACTGCACCAATTGCAGGAAGGCCAAAGCCGTGTGTTTGAAGCAGCACCACTGCCTTGGTAGGGGGGTGTcagagggcagaggggtggggggcagggagaggtcaGGGGGCCATGGGCAGATGACCATGATGTCCAGGGGGCCATGGGGTGCAGGGTCGGGGGGACATGGGGGCTCAAGCAGGGCCATGGGGTGCAGGGTCGGAGGGGCATGGGGGGTCAAGCAGGGCCACGGGGTGCAGGCACCCAAGTTGGGGGGGTGTCATGACTGGGTCAGCGCTGGGGGGGCAGACAGCGGGCGTGCGGGGGGTACTTGGGAAGGGCCTTCAGCTCTGTCCGCTGCTAACCCCCCTTCCCAATATAGTGGACTCCCAGGCCCGGCTCTCCCTACGGTAccggcccccggcccccggcccaCCCATCGCCCGGACTGGCGTCTCCGTGGTGCTCTGTATGGGCGCCTTGCTCTTCCTGGCGCTGAGTGTCGCGTGAGTGTGAGAGGAAcccgcgccgccccccccccagagcgGCTGCATCCCCCGCGCCCCCCTCGGGCCGGCCGCATCCCCCGAGACCCCCCCCAAGCCAGTCGCATCCCCCGCACCTTCCCCCCAGGCCGGCTGCATCCCCCGCGCCCCCCTCGGGCCGGCCGCATCCCCCGAGACCCCCCCCAAGCCAGTCGCATCCCCCGCACCTTCCCCCCAGGCCGGCTGCAtcccccgcacctcccccccccgggccggCCGCATCCCCCACGCCCCCCAGAGCCGCCTGCATTCCCCGCGCCCCTCCCCAGATCCGGccacatgccccccacccccagagccggCCACATCCCCTTTTGCCCCCCAGAGCTGCCTGCATCCCCTGTGCCCTCCCCTAGAGCCGGCCGCATCCCCTGCAACCCCTCCAGAGCCGGCCGCATCCCCCGtgacaccccctcccagagccggccGCATCCCCCGCAAGTGAGGGGTCGCTGTCCAGGCCCGTCTGACTCTGTCTCTCACCCCACAGGGCTGTCACCTACTGGAGGAACCAGCAGTCCCTGAGGCAGTAGGacccacacaccccacacacaccgcCCGTCCCAGGCCCCAGCAGCtggctggggacagggctggaCGGACACCGGAGCCCCCAAGGAGGAGATCACAGACGGGGGCGCTAGCTCCGGCTGTTAGCCCCCAGCTCCCCAAATCTCAGAtcctctcccacccctgctctactccAGCTGGAAATTAAACACAGACAACAAGGTtttgagtcctggctcccagcccccccagccactagaccccactcccctcacagagccagggagaggagccaggagtcctggctcctagccaccctgctctaaccactaggcccttCTCCCAGTGAGGAATCTATGTACAAACGACACGAGTATTTTATTTTCAGGCTTACACCGGGGAAGCCATAGGGCCTGGCATGCCCAGGTGGGTGAGGGGTTGGGTCCTGCTGCCCCCGccttcctccccagctgggctgggggtctGGGTCCCGCTGCCCCTTTCTCACTCCCTCACCTGGCTAGCACTCCAGCCACCTGCCCCGTCCGGCccaggccctgtcctccagcTACCTGCGGTGTCGGTAGCATACGCAGTACCTAGGGGAGAGCGGCTGTCAGGATCTGCCttctgcccgccccccccccccccggactcctgggttctatccctggctctgagagggaagtggggtctagtggttagagcaggggggactgggaaccaggactcctgggttccatccccagctctgggagggccaTTCAGATTCCCCCCGAGTGCTGGGTGGGGTCACCCCATTTTCAGTATCTGCGATGAGCCCTGAGGGGTAGAGGCCCCCTGAATCTGCCTCAGTTGCAGATGGGGTGCATGCGGATGGGGGCAGGATGCcgagggggcaaagggggggaaTATTGGTGTCAGGCATCAGAGGCAGAGAATGTGGGGTACCCAGGGCAGCCCCCCCATCCTGAGCCCGCAAGTCTGCCTCTCCGTCCCAGCCCCCCAAGTCCAGGCAGGGCACTCACAGCAGGGCGGCCGAGGCCAGCAGCACAGATTGGCAGACCAGGAAGAGATAGAGGGTGATTTCCTTCCTCTCTGCATCCTGCGGGTCCTCCTCTGGAGGCAGAGAGGGGGTGAGCCCTGAGcgtgccccacagccccccacacctccaccccACTGACCAGCAGCCCCCTGATTCACCCCACTGGCCCCCAACCCCCAGTATCCCACACCACCTGCTAAGCCTCCCCTTCACCTCACTGCCCATCAGCCCCCTTGTGCCCCATATCCCTTGctgcccacccccactgcccagccccctgccctgaacccccggCAGCAGCTACCTCCACAGAGCTCCCCGTCGAAGCACTGGGCACTGATGCGAAGGCAGGTCCAGCAGTCGAGAACTGGCCCCTCCGTAACCGctgggatggggaaaggagggggacCACGTCAGGGACCCATGAGGATACCCCACCCTGCCCTCCAGGGAATGCCAGCTCCcacccggccccagggcagggcctggctggctcagggggcagggaatggagcccagggcctttcccctctagggggtgctagctcccatccagccccaggggggcagggacaggggcagggggtggccaCACTCACTGCAGTCCTCGGAGCAGGCTGTGGGGGaagcacagacagacacagagttaGAGCCCCCCTCCCATGGGGCATTCCCTGCCTCCCATGCCCCTCAGAACTGCCCACCCACCCAGAGGACCCTGATCTCAGGGACCCTGGACCGAGATCTCCCCGCTCCCCCCGCATGCTACTTGCAAcccatggggctggagccagggggcCCCTGGCTGTCCCAtggggggcagccccccccatctccaggggCACTGACCCAAGTCAGCGAAGCTCTCCAGGGTCTCTCGGAGTAGGGTTCGCAGGGAGTCGCGGTGCTGGGCCAGCGTCAGCTGCAGCAGGTGAACCCCTGGGGGATAGATAGAGGGACATTGCTGGGGGGCAGCTGGCCCTACACACACCAACACCAGCTGAGATGGGAGGCACCTGTGACGTGATGCACACCTCAGCTCCAgagacccccagccccactcctgccctgcaccTCCCGGCCACTGCCGGCTCCTGCCCAGCATCCCTGCCCCCCCGgaacctccagccctgcccctccccacagcctgggcccccctcagccccccagttctacctccccacacacacacactcacctttCCAGGGCGTCTCCTTGAGAGCCCTCAGCCAGCTGGTCAGAGCAGCTTTCACAGCCAGCACCCCACGGACATCTGTACAGGGAATCAAAGGGTCAGGGGGGcgctctctgccccccagcagctgtgccagtgcccctcactcccgacccgcagcccctgctagaccagccctgggctccccgcccagccctgctggtgcccctcgctcccgacccgcagccacctgctgtcccagcccaggTGCCCCCGGGGAAGGGGCCGCGCACCCAGCACCCGGTGGTGTTTCTCTGGCAGGTGGGTGCTGTAGAGGTGCTCAAAGGCCTGGACATGGCGCTGAATTAGGGCATCCCGGTCGGGCACCTCAGAGGGCACCACCTCccgcagcagcacccccagcccccgcAGGAAGGGCTTGTCGCAATGCAGGCAACCGCCCGCCCCCCGGGGgcgcagcaggaggagaaggaggagcaggagggagcaggacATGCCCATGGATCCCCGGCCCCACTGTGACCTCATCGCCTGGGTGACATCACAAAGCCACAGAGTGTTCCCTGGGTGGGGAGGAAATGATGTCAGAGGCagaagaaggggttaaaaggAGTGGGTGGCAGCCCAGGAAATGATGTCACAAACAGACGTGGGATCTCATGAGGAGTGGGTGTAGAACAGGAAGTGATGTCAGAGGCAGACGCTAAGGCGAAAGAAGAAGTGACGGCAATCAGGAAGTGatgtcagaagcaggaagaggtggaCTGAGGCAGAATGGGACGTGGTGCAGGATTGCCAGCCCTTGACCTTGATCACCATCCTGGGATTTTTGTCCCCCCGCACCAGGAGTTGCCCCATTCCCGCGGGCCCCAAGACAGCAGAAGGAAGGGCCGGGTTGAGACACAAACCAGTTCTAGGGAGCTGGCTGGAGAATTCGCTCGAATTCTCACACACTCGTCAACCCGTCCATGGTGGTGATGGGCTCGTTTCTGGGTGTGGGTCCCAGAGCGAAACCCGCTGAGTTAAACGCCTCGTTGAAAGACTTTGCCAGC is a window encoding:
- the IZUMO2 gene encoding izumo sperm-egg fusion protein 2 isoform X5, which translates into the protein MVLLVPLMLGAWLAVGAGGCLQCDRQIRSTLESLRTGLVPRQIRDSRLQARAQALLRGMEGGFFRHYATSQFAGTAALSSINALIHRVRLTAAGLERSALTDQALLDALVAYRRRTTMELKSALKEHQAKACNPKTCGWLYYDVFDCTNCRKAKAVCLKQHHCLVDSQARLSLRYRPPAPGPPIARTGVSVVLCMGALLFLALSVAAVTYWRNQQSLRQ
- the IZUMO2 gene encoding izumo sperm-egg fusion protein 2 isoform X1 — encoded protein: MQLDYCIFGSIQAQAPRQLGAPPRRVGEGKKTGPPPRPLHMSPGAAGPAAKELLSCPGLGGGVPGRWTRPLLRQPTNGRGVGTHRSHGIALSSINALIHRVRLTAAGLERSALTDQALLDALVAYRRRTTMELKSALKEHQAKACNPKTCGWLYYDVFDCTNCRKAKAVCLKQHHCLVDSQARLSLRYRPPAPGPPIARTGVSVVLCMGALLFLALSVAAVTYWRNQQSLRQ
- the IZUMO2 gene encoding izumo sperm-egg fusion protein 2 isoform X2, translating into MQLDYCIFGSIQAQAPRQLGAPPRRVGEGKKTGPPPRPLHMSPGAAGPAAKELLSCPGLGGGVPGRWTRPLLRQPTNGRGVGTHRSHGIALSSINALIHRVRLTAAGLERSALTDQALLDALVAYRRRTTMELKSALKEHQAKACNPKTCVDSQARLSLRYRPPAPGPPIARTGVSVVLCMGALLFLALSVAAVTYWRNQQSLRQ
- the IZUMO3 gene encoding izumo sperm-egg fusion protein 3 isoform X3, translated to MRSQWGRGSMGMSCSLLLLLLLLLRPRGAGGCLHCDKPFLRGLGVLLREVVPSEVPDRDALIQRHVQAFEHLYSTHLPEKHHRVLDVRGVLAVKAALTSWLRALKETPWKGVHLLQLTLAQHRDSLRTLLRETLESFADLACSEDCTVTEGPVLDCWTCLRISAQCFDGELCGEEDPQDAERKEITLYLFLVCQSVLLASAALLYCVCYRHRR
- the IZUMO2 gene encoding izumo sperm-egg fusion protein 2 isoform X4, with product MQLDYCIFGSIQAQAPRQLGAPPRRVGEGKKTGPPPRPLHMSPGAAGPAAKELLSCPGLGGGVPGRWTRPLLRQPTNGRGVGTHRSHGIALSSINALIHRVRLTAAGLERSALTACNPKTCVDSQARLSLRYRPPAPGPPIARTGVSVVLCMGALLFLALSVAAVTYWRNQQSLRQ
- the IZUMO3 gene encoding izumo sperm-egg fusion protein 3 isoform X2; translated protein: MRSQWGRGSMGMSCSLLLLLLLLLRPRGAGGCLHCDKPFLRGLGVLLREVVPSEVPDRDALIQRHVQAFEHLYSTHLPEKHHRVLDVRGVLAVKAALTSWLRALKETPWKGPAAPQQCPSIYPPGVHLLQLTLAQHRDSLRTLLRETLESFADLAVTEGPVLDCWTCLRISAQCFDGELCGEEDPQDAERKEITLYLFLVCQSVLLASAALLYCVCYRHRR
- the IZUMO3 gene encoding izumo sperm-egg fusion protein 3 isoform X1 — its product is MRSQWGRGSMGMSCSLLLLLLLLLRPRGAGGCLHCDKPFLRGLGVLLREVVPSEVPDRDALIQRHVQAFEHLYSTHLPEKHHRVLDVRGVLAVKAALTSWLRALKETPWKGPAAPQQCPSIYPPGVHLLQLTLAQHRDSLRTLLRETLESFADLACSEDCTVTEGPVLDCWTCLRISAQCFDGELCGEEDPQDAERKEITLYLFLVCQSVLLASAALLYCVCYRHRR
- the IZUMO3 gene encoding izumo sperm-egg fusion protein 3 isoform X4; amino-acid sequence: MRSQWGRGSMGMSCSLLLLLLLLLRPRGAGGCLHCDKPFLRGLGVLLREVVPSEVPDRDALIQRHVQAFEHLYSTHLPEKHHRVLDVRGVLAVKAALTSWLRALKETPWKGVHLLQLTLAQHRDSLRTLLRETLESFADLAVTEGPVLDCWTCLRISAQCFDGELCGEEDPQDAERKEITLYLFLVCQSVLLASAALLYCVCYRHRR
- the IZUMO2 gene encoding izumo sperm-egg fusion protein 2 isoform X3, which translates into the protein MQLDYCIFGSIQAQAPRQLGAPPRRVGEGKKTGPPPRPLHMSPGAAGPAAKELLSCPGLGGGVPGRWTRPLLRQPTNGRGVGTHRSHGIALSSINALIHRVRLTAAGLERSALTACNPKTCGWLYYDVFDCTNCRKAKAVCLKQHHCLVDSQARLSLRYRPPAPGPPIARTGVSVVLCMGALLFLALSVAAVTYWRNQQSLRQ